TCCCTTCCTCAGGAAAGGTCCATGGGAAAGGGCCCCGCCGTGTGGCGGGGCCCGATGCGGTCGAACCGGTCTGCTAGGAACCGGACTTGCGCTTGTTCCACACGTCGAACCCGACCGCGGCCAGCAGGGCGAGGCCCTTGATGACCTGCTGCCAGTCGGAGCCGACGCTGAGGAGGTTCATGCCGTTGTTCAGGACACCGAGGACCAGACCGCCGATGATCGCGCCGAGGACGGTGCCGACACCGCCGCTCATGGACGCGCCGCCGATGAACGCCGAGGCGATGGCCTCCAGTTCGTAGTTGAGGCCCGCCTTCGGGGACGCCGCGTTCAGTCGCGCGGCGATCGCCAGACCCGCCAGGGCCGCGAGCGCGCCCATGTTCAGGAAGACGAGGAAGGTGACCTTCTTGTCCTTCACACCGGACAGCTTCGCGGCCGGCAGGTTGCCGCCGATCGCGTAGATGTGCCGGCCGAAGATCGAGTTGCGCATCAGGTAGCCGTAGCCGACGACCAGCGCGCCCAGGATGAGCAGGACGATCGGCGCACCCTTGTAGCTGGCGAGCAGCATGGTGACGACGAGGATCGCGGCGACGATCGAGACGAGCTTCAGCAGGAAGATGTTCCTGGGCAGCACGTCGAGGGAGAACTCCTGCTGGCGCCCCCGGTCGCGGACCTCCTGGAGGACCACGAAGACGATCA
This DNA window, taken from Streptomyces sp. NBC_00663, encodes the following:
- the mmsB gene encoding multiple monosaccharide ABC transporter permease, which codes for MSTDVTAKTPAPAPPGKSGSASGDNLLQLMLDGLRRNMRQYGMLIALGLIVALFAVWTDGDLLLPRNVSNLVLQNSYVLILAIGMMLVIIAGHIDLSVGSVTAFVGAFAAVLTVQHDVSWPIAVVLSLAVGAGAGAAQGFLIAYLGIPSFIVTLAGMLVFRGFTEILLEGQTLGPFPSGLQKIGNGFLPETGPDTNYHNITLLLGFALIVFVVLQEVRDRGRQQEFSLDVLPRNIFLLKLVSIVAAILVVTMLLASYKGAPIVLLILGALVVGYGYLMRNSIFGRHIYAIGGNLPAAKLSGVKDKKVTFLVFLNMGALAALAGLAIAARLNAASPKAGLNYELEAIASAFIGGASMSGGVGTVLGAIIGGLVLGVLNNGMNLLSVGSDWQQVIKGLALLAAVGFDVWNKRKSGS